In Dethiosulfovibrio faecalis, a genomic segment contains:
- a CDS encoding class I SAM-dependent methyltransferase, with translation MHRPSVFYSILEPIYPFLVQQFADDYGLNRGIAVDIGTGPGFLGTELAKITNMTVCFVDLNEEALQSAKERFMVSETDNEALFVRADVKALPFEDGFADFVMSRGSIWFWEEPEKGLSEVYRILKPGGVAVIGGGLGRYVPDSMRRRIVAANRDRLIRSGETRPCFKDFSRMIEDALLEKAGVDSFRMISEGEEGDSGKWVEIHKNGDGKRGGLS, from the coding sequence ATGCATAGGCCTTCGGTTTTCTACTCTATTTTGGAGCCGATTTACCCTTTTTTGGTTCAACAGTTTGCCGACGATTACGGTTTAAACAGGGGGATAGCGGTGGATATAGGAACCGGTCCTGGTTTTCTGGGGACGGAGTTGGCAAAAATCACGAATATGACGGTCTGTTTTGTCGATCTGAACGAGGAGGCGCTCCAGTCGGCCAAGGAACGATTCATGGTTTCGGAGACGGACAACGAGGCCCTTTTTGTCCGGGCCGATGTGAAAGCTCTTCCTTTTGAGGACGGTTTTGCCGATTTTGTTATGAGTCGGGGTTCCATATGGTTTTGGGAGGAGCCGGAGAAAGGGCTGTCGGAAGTCTACCGTATACTGAAGCCTGGTGGAGTCGCCGTAATTGGAGGGGGACTGGGCAGATATGTTCCGGATTCTATGAGGCGTCGTATAGTTGCGGCGAATCGGGATAGATTGATAAGATCCGGGGAAACTCGTCCCTGTTTCAAGGATTTTTCTCGCATGATAGAGGATGCCCTATTGGAAAAAGCCGGGGTGGATTCCTTCCGTATGATATCAGAGGGTGAAGAGGGCGACAGCGGTAAGTGGGTCGAGATCCATAAAAATGGAGATGGAAA
- a CDS encoding FecCD family ABC transporter permease, with protein sequence MFRIDVSGRGTDKLAVICLCLAVVFMVCLIGVAAGTLSFDLGEIWRALSGASSNPLANRIVHNIRLPRILTALLAGMNLAVAGALLQGVLRNPLTSPHIIGVNAGAGLMAVTVMVLFPGKIEWIPPGAFLGALFAASLVYGLSLVVRKGDTVRIILAGVAVSSLLGALTSGLMFLNNDQLDVTYGWLLGSLSGRGWGYFHLLYPYSLIGIILGISLAPKVNLFSLGDEIGGSLGLRVQFYRVVIMAVASILAGSAVSVVGTIGFVGLMAPHLARLMVGNDCRYSLVLSALLGGILLVLSDTLARTIFQPVELSVGVVTAVLGAPFFILLLFRK encoded by the coding sequence ATGTTTCGTATCGATGTCTCTGGAAGAGGAACGGATAAATTGGCGGTTATATGCCTATGTTTGGCGGTGGTCTTTATGGTATGTCTGATCGGGGTGGCGGCAGGAACCCTATCTTTTGATTTGGGGGAGATCTGGAGGGCTCTTTCCGGAGCGAGTTCCAATCCTCTGGCCAACAGGATCGTCCATAACATCCGCCTCCCTCGGATCTTAACGGCTCTCCTTGCGGGAATGAACCTCGCTGTCGCCGGTGCTCTCTTGCAGGGAGTGTTGCGGAATCCCTTGACCTCTCCCCATATCATAGGAGTTAACGCCGGAGCGGGTCTCATGGCCGTGACTGTTATGGTCCTCTTTCCCGGGAAGATAGAATGGATTCCTCCTGGAGCTTTTTTGGGTGCCCTTTTCGCTGCGTCTTTGGTCTATGGATTATCCCTGGTGGTCCGTAAAGGTGACACGGTCAGGATCATATTGGCTGGCGTGGCGGTCTCCTCTCTTTTAGGCGCTCTGACCTCAGGGTTGATGTTTTTGAACAACGATCAGCTCGATGTGACCTACGGTTGGCTCTTGGGTAGCTTATCCGGTAGGGGATGGGGTTATTTTCATCTTCTATATCCCTACAGTCTTATCGGAATTATTCTTGGAATTTCCCTGGCCCCAAAGGTCAATCTCTTTTCCCTGGGCGATGAAATAGGCGGCAGTCTTGGGCTAAGGGTCCAATTCTATAGGGTAGTCATCATGGCGGTTGCCTCTATTCTTGCCGGAAGTGCCGTCAGCGTGGTGGGAACAATAGGGTTCGTGGGATTGATGGCTCCTCATTTGGCCAGACTTATGGTAGGCAACGATTGTAGATACTCTCTCGTGCTTAGCGCTCTTCTCGGCGGTATATTACTGGTCCTTTCGGATACCTTGGCAAGGACCATTTTTCAACCCGTGGAGCTTTCGGTCGGTGTAGTTACAGCTGTTCTGGGAGCGCCTTTCTTCATTCTCCTTCTCTTTAGAAAATGA
- a CDS encoding ATP-binding protein, which produces MSSLVTGLVIRGTVIPMFERSMAEDAMDIALSVAHIPGIIDNVGRPGGAEIVQPIADGVRKKTGTEFVVVIDTNGIRYSHKIPERIGKRVVGGDEGRALLGEAYVSRAIGTLGPSLRAFAPIYREGELVGAVLVGILIDRVNAETWRLTTNVLMALALGLVVGIVGATVLADGVKRSMRGFEPEEIDRFLWEREAMLESIKEGILAVDGTGKVTLVNGEARRLLGLPDSGVIGCQVDVVVPNSRLPQVLSSGVPEYDREQVSENARILTNRVPIVCQGRTVGAVASFRDMSEVTSMAEELTGVRRYVDALRVRNHEFLNKLQTISGLVQLGEHDRAVSFISETVQTTQSVMSFIARRIKNPSVGGLILGKMGRCRELGIEFRIDEDSYLGPPGRVDSNALVAILGNLLENGMNALMDVPRDRRRMFLSLFDESGRIIISVKDTGPGIPEKLEEDIFERGFSTKGEGHGGYGLFNVKSLVEAYGGEINLESREGVSTEFLVNLPNEKKG; this is translated from the coding sequence ATGAGCTCTCTGGTGACCGGCCTGGTCATAAGGGGAACGGTCATTCCCATGTTCGAGAGGAGCATGGCGGAGGACGCTATGGACATCGCTTTGTCCGTGGCTCACATTCCAGGGATAATCGATAACGTCGGTCGACCCGGCGGAGCGGAGATAGTTCAACCCATAGCGGACGGAGTAAGAAAGAAGACCGGAACCGAGTTCGTCGTGGTGATAGACACGAATGGGATTCGATATTCCCACAAGATCCCTGAGAGGATAGGCAAAAGAGTGGTGGGAGGAGACGAAGGAAGGGCGCTTCTTGGAGAAGCCTACGTCTCTCGGGCGATCGGAACTCTAGGCCCCTCCCTGAGGGCTTTCGCTCCAATCTACAGAGAGGGCGAGCTGGTGGGAGCGGTACTCGTCGGCATACTTATCGACAGGGTAAACGCAGAGACCTGGAGGCTGACGACCAACGTTCTCATGGCCCTTGCTCTGGGGTTGGTGGTCGGCATAGTGGGAGCCACAGTGCTCGCCGACGGGGTCAAGCGATCTATGAGAGGTTTCGAGCCGGAGGAGATAGACAGGTTTCTCTGGGAAAGAGAGGCCATGCTGGAATCGATAAAAGAGGGGATCCTGGCAGTGGACGGAACCGGAAAGGTAACCCTCGTAAACGGCGAGGCCCGGCGGCTTTTGGGACTTCCCGATTCGGGCGTTATAGGGTGTCAGGTGGACGTGGTCGTCCCGAACAGTCGTCTTCCTCAGGTGTTGAGTTCAGGCGTCCCCGAGTACGACAGAGAGCAGGTGTCTGAGAACGCCAGGATACTCACCAACAGGGTGCCCATAGTATGTCAGGGAAGAACGGTTGGAGCCGTGGCCAGTTTCAGGGATATGTCCGAGGTCACTTCGATGGCGGAGGAGCTGACCGGTGTCAGACGTTACGTCGATGCCTTGAGGGTGAGAAACCACGAGTTTCTGAACAAGCTTCAGACTATAAGCGGACTGGTTCAGCTCGGGGAACACGACCGAGCCGTCTCCTTCATATCAGAGACAGTCCAGACTACCCAATCGGTGATGTCCTTCATCGCGAGAAGGATAAAAAACCCGTCGGTAGGCGGTCTGATCCTGGGGAAGATGGGCCGTTGTCGGGAGTTGGGGATCGAGTTTCGAATAGACGAAGACAGCTATCTGGGACCTCCCGGAAGGGTCGATTCCAACGCTCTCGTGGCGATACTGGGGAACCTGTTGGAGAACGGTATGAACGCCCTTATGGACGTGCCGAGGGATAGACGGAGGATGTTCCTGTCTCTGTTCGACGAGTCGGGGCGGATAATAATATCGGTAAAGGATACCGGGCCGGGAATCCCGGAAAAACTGGAAGAGGATATCTTCGAGAGAGGTTTCTCCACCAAGGGCGAGGGGCATGGCGGATACGGACTTTTCAACGTCAAGTCCCTGGTGGAAGCCTACGGAGGGGAGATAAACCTGGAGTCCAGGGAAGGGGTCTCCACCGAGTTCCTGGTGAACCTGCCGAACGAAAAGAAAGGATAG
- a CDS encoding ABC transporter substrate-binding protein, producing the protein MADFLIHTAINTRRYIVDYLKERLMDFESRTGQVVAFKNPGFDHSRNWLLESISNGELPDVMLSHGSYFSVLNDEWEDLLLPRPSWTGNPSLHPGSASFEDPSRRLHPVFVVPMVPIYNVGMVRPEALSGSWYDLVRRRKGVLFPDGNTPITKIVLAYLKKTWPDEFPLFLEGLSFGGSPVEIIQAVARGEFQMGISNVSFSAMAKQRRVEILPVSEGAVPLPQVLAWSRYASSDLSEEVLRLLMDEDFQRYLGEQGLWPVVDISENCRFPVPRWKSTWEGWEDFLSGLRDLEGDPVHA; encoded by the coding sequence ATGGCCGATTTTCTTATACATACAGCGATCAACACCAGACGATACATTGTCGACTATCTCAAGGAGCGGCTCATGGATTTCGAGAGCAGAACGGGGCAGGTCGTTGCCTTCAAAAATCCTGGATTCGATCACTCCAGAAACTGGTTGCTGGAAAGCATTTCAAACGGGGAGCTTCCCGATGTCATGTTATCTCACGGGAGCTATTTCTCGGTTTTGAACGATGAGTGGGAGGATCTCCTTTTGCCTCGGCCGTCTTGGACGGGGAATCCCTCGCTTCATCCGGGATCGGCTTCCTTTGAGGATCCGTCGAGGAGGCTTCATCCCGTATTCGTCGTCCCAATGGTACCGATATACAACGTGGGTATGGTTCGCCCCGAGGCTTTGAGCGGTTCATGGTACGATCTGGTTAGACGTAGAAAAGGGGTCCTGTTCCCGGACGGGAATACCCCCATAACAAAGATCGTTCTGGCCTATCTGAAAAAGACCTGGCCCGACGAATTCCCTCTATTTCTCGAAGGGCTTTCGTTTGGTGGATCCCCCGTTGAGATTATCCAGGCCGTTGCCAGGGGAGAGTTCCAAATGGGGATATCCAACGTCTCCTTCTCTGCTATGGCGAAACAGAGGAGGGTGGAGATTCTTCCCGTCTCCGAGGGAGCGGTTCCTCTGCCTCAGGTCTTGGCCTGGAGTCGTTACGCTTCGTCGGACCTCTCGGAGGAGGTTCTTCGTTTGCTGATGGACGAGGATTTTCAGCGCTATCTAGGGGAGCAGGGACTATGGCCTGTCGTCGATATCTCTGAGAACTGTAGATTTCCCGTGCCTCGTTGGAAGAGTACCTGGGAGGGTTGGGAGGATTTTCTGTCGGGGTTACGAGATCTGGAAGGGGATCCCGTTCATGCATAG
- a CDS encoding ABC transporter ATP-binding protein: MMFWKEMIYVLEVKGLDFDYGGEPILRNISFSASRGRIISLIGPNGSGKSTLLRCLCGLLPVSNRGVRIMGRALEEYSSRELSRLIAFLPQAQDKVPSMSVYELVGMGRSPYHRSGWFFSEEDRQKMSWALEYMSLMEIADRSVEELSGGERQRAWIAMILAQDTSIVLLDEPVTYMDLKFQWELLAVLRDLRDSFGKTVVSVFHDINHALEISDFIYLLKDGRIHSAGRLEQVINERSIREVFGVGTHVCRFKKCRRPVVVPFGDLRCPGRISECCPGVENSPVSQSY; this comes from the coding sequence ATGATGTTTTGGAAGGAGATGATCTACGTGTTGGAAGTAAAAGGCCTTGATTTCGATTACGGAGGAGAGCCCATCCTCAGGAATATTTCCTTTTCCGCTTCTAGGGGACGGATAATTTCTCTCATCGGTCCCAATGGATCGGGCAAATCGACCCTCCTTCGTTGTCTATGTGGTCTCCTCCCTGTCTCGAACAGAGGTGTCCGCATTATGGGAAGGGCTTTAGAGGAATATTCTTCTCGGGAGTTGTCACGGTTGATTGCGTTTTTGCCTCAGGCTCAGGACAAGGTGCCGTCCATGTCTGTATACGAATTGGTGGGAATGGGAAGGAGCCCCTATCACAGATCAGGATGGTTTTTCTCCGAGGAAGATCGCCAGAAGATGTCTTGGGCTTTGGAATATATGAGTCTTATGGAGATAGCCGACAGATCGGTGGAAGAGCTTTCCGGAGGAGAGAGGCAGAGGGCTTGGATAGCCATGATCTTGGCCCAGGATACTTCCATAGTTCTTTTGGACGAGCCTGTGACCTACATGGATCTGAAGTTCCAGTGGGAGTTGTTGGCTGTGCTGAGGGATCTGAGGGATAGTTTCGGAAAGACGGTGGTCTCGGTTTTTCACGATATCAATCATGCTCTTGAGATATCCGATTTTATCTACCTTCTCAAAGATGGGAGGATTCACAGTGCGGGACGCTTGGAGCAGGTCATCAACGAACGATCGATTCGTGAGGTTTTCGGCGTAGGTACCCACGTGTGTAGGTTCAAGAAATGTCGTAGGCCGGTTGTGGTGCCGTTTGGTGATCTACGTTGCCCTGGGCGTATTTCTGAATGTTGTCCCGGGGTCGAGAATAGTCCCGTCTCCCAGTCGTATTGA